One region of Glycine max cultivar Williams 82 chromosome 9, Glycine_max_v4.0, whole genome shotgun sequence genomic DNA includes:
- the LOC100815667 gene encoding rhodanese-like domain-containing protein 4A, chloroplastic isoform X3: MDSLSLLLSPYPLSIKTPKFPTFKPFSHFSNHSKPHSPKSQLPSFSALQTPSLNSLQTPLAKPFFSFTMLNLFTPLPCLADVASDDAGKINLESVLVSIDNFFNRYPFFVAGCTFIWLVVIPLAEEYLKKCKFVSAIDAFRKLRDDPNAQLLDIRDQKNVRFLKSPNLKMFEKEVAQVEFAEDGNEDEFVNKVLGRFKDAPNTVICVLDSFDSNSLKVAELLFKNGFKEAYAIRGGVRGQQGWMKIYSKQGNRVFMVAGYTGFPFAPFCAYKEKGKSFKET, from the exons ATGGATTCTCTGTCTCTTCTCCTCTCCCCTTATCCACTCTCCATCAAAACCCCGAAATTCCCCACCTTCAAACCCTTCTCCCATTTCTCAAACCATAGCAAACCACACTCTCCAAAATCCCAATTACCCTCTTTTTCTGCACTCCAAACACCTTCTCTTAACTCACTCCAAACCCCCTTAGCAAAACCTTTCTTCTCATTTACCATGCTCAACCTCTTCACTCCACTTCCCTGCCTCGCTGACGTGGCCTCCGACGACGCCGGCAAAATCAACCTCGAATCGGTTCTGGTTTCCATCGACAACTTCTTCAACCGCTACCCGTTTTTCGTCGCCGGGTGCACCTTTATTTGGCTGGTGGTGATTCCTCTGGCGGAAGAGTATTTGAAGAAGTGCAAGTTTGTGTCGGCGATTGACGCGTTTAGGAAGCTCCGCGATGACCCGAATGCGCAGCTGCTGGACATAAGGGACCAGAAGAACGTGCGGTTTCTGAAGTCGccgaatttaaaaatgtttgagAAGGAAGTGGCGCAGGTCGAGTTCGCTGAGGATGGGAATGAGGATGAGTTTGTGAACAAGGTGTTGGGGAGGTTCAAGGACGCGCCAAACACTGTTATATGTGTTTTGGACAG TTTTGACAGTAATTCTTTGAAAGTTGCTGAGTTACTATTCAAGAATGGTTTCAAAGAGGCCTATGCAATCAGAGGTGGAGTTAGAGGCCAGCAAGGTTGGATG AAAATATATTCAAAGCAAGGTAACAGAGTCTTCATGGTTGCAGGCTATACAGGATTCCCTTTTGCCCCCTTCTGTGCATATAAGGAAAAGGGTAAAAGCTTCAAAGAAACTTGA
- the LOC100815667 gene encoding rhodanese-like domain-containing protein 4A, chloroplastic isoform X2 translates to MDSLSLLLSPYPLSIKTPKFPTFKPFSHFSNHSKPHSPKSQLPSFSALQTPSLNSLQTPLAKPFFSFTMLNLFTPLPCLADVASDDAGKINLESVLVSIDNFFNRYPFFVAGCTFIWLVVIPLAEEYLKKCKFVSAIDAFRKLRDDPNAQLLDIRDQKNVRFLKSPNLKMFEKEVAQVEFAEDGNEDEFVNKVLGRFKDAPNTVICVLDSFDSNSLKVAELLFKNGFKEAYAIRGGVRGQQGWMAIQDSLLPPSVHIRKRVKASKKLDTNGNGAIQQNDSNNKSSLSQDISSVENQTTDFGHVKSSVESIPEVKTGSVASSSPYPN, encoded by the exons ATGGATTCTCTGTCTCTTCTCCTCTCCCCTTATCCACTCTCCATCAAAACCCCGAAATTCCCCACCTTCAAACCCTTCTCCCATTTCTCAAACCATAGCAAACCACACTCTCCAAAATCCCAATTACCCTCTTTTTCTGCACTCCAAACACCTTCTCTTAACTCACTCCAAACCCCCTTAGCAAAACCTTTCTTCTCATTTACCATGCTCAACCTCTTCACTCCACTTCCCTGCCTCGCTGACGTGGCCTCCGACGACGCCGGCAAAATCAACCTCGAATCGGTTCTGGTTTCCATCGACAACTTCTTCAACCGCTACCCGTTTTTCGTCGCCGGGTGCACCTTTATTTGGCTGGTGGTGATTCCTCTGGCGGAAGAGTATTTGAAGAAGTGCAAGTTTGTGTCGGCGATTGACGCGTTTAGGAAGCTCCGCGATGACCCGAATGCGCAGCTGCTGGACATAAGGGACCAGAAGAACGTGCGGTTTCTGAAGTCGccgaatttaaaaatgtttgagAAGGAAGTGGCGCAGGTCGAGTTCGCTGAGGATGGGAATGAGGATGAGTTTGTGAACAAGGTGTTGGGGAGGTTCAAGGACGCGCCAAACACTGTTATATGTGTTTTGGACAG TTTTGACAGTAATTCTTTGAAAGTTGCTGAGTTACTATTCAAGAATGGTTTCAAAGAGGCCTATGCAATCAGAGGTGGAGTTAGAGGCCAGCAAGGTTGGATG GCTATACAGGATTCCCTTTTGCCCCCTTCTGTGCATATAAGGAAAAGGGTAAAAGCTTCAAAGAAACTTGACACAAATGGAAATGGAGCCATCCAGCAAAATGATAGTAACAATAAGAGTTCCTTATCCCAAGATATATCTTCTGTTGAAAACCAAACAACAGACTTTGGTCATGTGAAAAGCTCTGTAGAGTCCATTCCAGAAGTGAAAACTGGTTCTGTAGCATCCTCCTCTCCTTATCCCAAT TGA
- the LOC100815667 gene encoding rhodanese-like domain-containing protein 4A, chloroplastic isoform X1 — MDSLSLLLSPYPLSIKTPKFPTFKPFSHFSNHSKPHSPKSQLPSFSALQTPSLNSLQTPLAKPFFSFTMLNLFTPLPCLADVASDDAGKINLESVLVSIDNFFNRYPFFVAGCTFIWLVVIPLAEEYLKKCKFVSAIDAFRKLRDDPNAQLLDIRDQKNVRFLKSPNLKMFEKEVAQVEFAEDGNEDEFVNKVLGRFKDAPNTVICVLDSFDSNSLKVAELLFKNGFKEAYAIRGGVRGQQGWMAIQDSLLPPSVHIRKRVKASKKLDTNGNGAIQQNDSNNKSSLSQDISSVENQTTDFGHVKSSVESIPEVKTGSVASSSPYPNYPDLKPPSSPTPSKPQ; from the exons ATGGATTCTCTGTCTCTTCTCCTCTCCCCTTATCCACTCTCCATCAAAACCCCGAAATTCCCCACCTTCAAACCCTTCTCCCATTTCTCAAACCATAGCAAACCACACTCTCCAAAATCCCAATTACCCTCTTTTTCTGCACTCCAAACACCTTCTCTTAACTCACTCCAAACCCCCTTAGCAAAACCTTTCTTCTCATTTACCATGCTCAACCTCTTCACTCCACTTCCCTGCCTCGCTGACGTGGCCTCCGACGACGCCGGCAAAATCAACCTCGAATCGGTTCTGGTTTCCATCGACAACTTCTTCAACCGCTACCCGTTTTTCGTCGCCGGGTGCACCTTTATTTGGCTGGTGGTGATTCCTCTGGCGGAAGAGTATTTGAAGAAGTGCAAGTTTGTGTCGGCGATTGACGCGTTTAGGAAGCTCCGCGATGACCCGAATGCGCAGCTGCTGGACATAAGGGACCAGAAGAACGTGCGGTTTCTGAAGTCGccgaatttaaaaatgtttgagAAGGAAGTGGCGCAGGTCGAGTTCGCTGAGGATGGGAATGAGGATGAGTTTGTGAACAAGGTGTTGGGGAGGTTCAAGGACGCGCCAAACACTGTTATATGTGTTTTGGACAG TTTTGACAGTAATTCTTTGAAAGTTGCTGAGTTACTATTCAAGAATGGTTTCAAAGAGGCCTATGCAATCAGAGGTGGAGTTAGAGGCCAGCAAGGTTGGATG GCTATACAGGATTCCCTTTTGCCCCCTTCTGTGCATATAAGGAAAAGGGTAAAAGCTTCAAAGAAACTTGACACAAATGGAAATGGAGCCATCCAGCAAAATGATAGTAACAATAAGAGTTCCTTATCCCAAGATATATCTTCTGTTGAAAACCAAACAACAGACTTTGGTCATGTGAAAAGCTCTGTAGAGTCCATTCCAGAAGTGAAAACTGGTTCTGTAGCATCCTCCTCTCCTTATCCCAAT TACCCGGATTTGAAGCCACCATCATCTCCAACTCCGTCAAAGCCTCAATAG